The Metabacillus schmidteae genome has a segment encoding these proteins:
- a CDS encoding lamin tail domain-containing protein, with protein sequence MGKRIVRKRLKKMFVFICIAAIVLSNFISVIPVKATQVEKPVDNTDSSVSEQSLQTTDVQETEKESSQSQQEDTNENKAVNGEEEQAVIEEEQQPETEETVQEDAQVNEIVQQQESNTTTETTPQEETSTNSLEDVPPVETTVEEQEDDKSESVEEDYNLNSPLLITEISPNSKGTDNFEYFEVYNNTNQTLPLSNYTFIYLYTETGKEKEFKVPSTTIEPQETLVFWFNNNGLILEDFNNHYGLELTKDQVVEYNEEFDGFYNSGNRAVVIKGNEGTGVVAAAYLPDETNNDGKVVQYKYAPGQPIMDKLQVLAEPTPGTIEAVQVPAKPVEMEEVPLDSEVPVITHTAVTEAKALNAVKVNASVKDNETVSSVTLYYKLKDEEDFQSIQMNADNEGGTSFSGEIPAASVESDITYYIEATDGINSSKTEEYQVKVEVPEETYSDRPLLITEISPNSKGGGTDYYEYFELYNNSNQPLSLTNYSFVYKYTDSGEEKTFQIPATTIEPQETLVFWFNNGDRKLDEFNQNFGLNLTSENVVAYNDTAFPGFANGGNRAIVIKDNTNAEIVSASYLGTENDNTGAVIQYLFPSAGAEMAKLETLAAPTPGTVEQSQVPTKPVELDEIPDDTEAPVINHTPIAESDAFSPITMQAEVADNIAVPFATLYYKKEGEQNFTSLAMSASSDSANFTAEIIGANVDANIIYYIEASDGINTVKTEEYEIKVKKEDVDYTKIPAFLVTEIVPDTANVGSADGYEFIEIYNNTDQDLSFKDYKLQYRYGTDPASDVVWPSIPDDVVIPAQETLVFWIINGQNGEQTVADFNTHFGTSLIENEDIVKIHSDGMANGSTRGLVVATNTKEEITVSYYNEVVNVDDTVPDKGILYKYPEDGSTQAIKVSAGVENATPGSVEGFQVPKQPVHIEKDTIAPTIENKTSVTEVEQTEDIEIAAAASDNKEVKSVRLFYRTNDQDVFNETLLALDSESHLYTNMIYASDLIGKEYVEYFFAVSDGTNEVRSDTFKITINSDVDTSDLRLNVKDNDIVSGKEMIKATSKDEAAANVAITVDGEELKENTFNSLENEAYLALEVNGLNTYFQNAVTMGEDILFLMDKDWLSHWKTFTIPVDPDRLQVGENVLTVRAGNKASPFQLEEDEENRDDYSLRNVRLILADGTVITDPNKNDPSKVYDMGDDGTFRPFEDFTFTITEEHATSQSYNWDTTTVSDGEHTVEAKDSNDNVSSTVLVDNTAPTVETKLVEGKEYKGKFTIDPTVTDEIAGVQSVKVMLDGKQIEVPYETASSQLEPGAHSVTIIAEDKVGNQANKVVQFSVTNENPDKPELISPADNSNEPVNGDPTLKVKVSDPTGDDLDVTFYEGYKYDASNTESVKVFKNATDTEPPQTMNPEGEEALSQEDLKLVSKKDEEYLITDSSDQFPYHRFDVELDSSVSEKDTVELSWSGQSLEGRKVSMYAWNHEENDWTLLTYKIAGAQDFELKSTVEVATYAKDSRINVLIQDEIPSSPEEYDYSFVWMSDTQYYSESYPYIFERQTNWIAEKQEELKIKYVFHTGDLVDNFGQEQEWIHADEYMGVLDQNNVPYGVLAGNHDVDQLSNDYTEYYKRFGEDRFKDKDYYGGSYKNNRGHYDLISSNGNDFIMVYMGWGVQDEDLAWMNDVLAQYPDRKAILSFHEYLLVSGNRSPIGDKIYEAVVEPNENVIAVLSGHYHDSETLVSEIDDNGDGQPDRKVYQMLGDYQGGPEGGQGYIKLLHFDQDNNRVFVNTYSPYLDDYNFYEPEEYPGKDEFIMNLDLEVKEKRVATDYFSVTVKTDNEIGKQENVSSGETAQVEWTGLTENNTYSWYAVAEDKYTGKTASDMWTFTKGKATEPGEGDQEPGEGDQEPGEGDQEPGEGDQEPGEGDQEPGEGDQEPGEGDQEPGDGDQEPGDGDQEPGDGNQEPGDGNQEPGDGDQEPGDGDQEPGDGDQEPGDGDQEPGDGNQEPGDRDQEPGNGDQKTSEKDPKPAGEDQVTQDRDNQSQNSVLPLPNTATNMFNVLGIGLIVIILGGVLLFILRKNKSALKG encoded by the coding sequence ATGGGGAAACGTATTGTAAGGAAAAGGCTGAAGAAAATGTTTGTATTTATTTGTATAGCAGCAATCGTGCTATCCAATTTTATTTCAGTCATTCCTGTAAAAGCCACTCAAGTTGAGAAGCCAGTTGATAATACTGATTCAAGTGTATCGGAACAATCTCTTCAAACAACAGATGTACAAGAAACAGAAAAAGAATCCAGCCAGTCTCAGCAAGAAGATACAAATGAAAATAAAGCTGTGAATGGTGAAGAAGAACAGGCAGTTATAGAAGAAGAACAGCAGCCGGAAACAGAAGAAACTGTTCAAGAAGATGCTCAAGTAAATGAAATAGTACAACAACAAGAATCAAACACTACAACAGAAACAACTCCACAAGAAGAGACATCTACTAATTCACTAGAGGATGTGCCGCCTGTAGAAACAACGGTAGAGGAACAAGAAGACGACAAGTCTGAAAGTGTTGAAGAAGATTATAACCTAAACTCACCTTTGCTCATCACAGAAATTTCACCAAATTCAAAGGGAACAGACAACTTTGAGTATTTTGAAGTGTATAACAACACAAATCAAACACTGCCATTATCCAATTATACCTTCATTTATCTTTACACAGAAACTGGAAAGGAAAAAGAATTCAAAGTCCCTTCTACGACAATTGAACCACAAGAAACACTTGTTTTCTGGTTTAATAACAACGGACTAATTCTTGAAGATTTCAACAATCATTATGGGTTAGAATTAACAAAAGATCAGGTTGTTGAATATAATGAAGAATTTGATGGATTTTATAACAGTGGAAACCGGGCAGTTGTCATAAAGGGTAATGAAGGAACAGGTGTTGTTGCTGCAGCCTATTTACCAGATGAAACAAACAATGATGGAAAGGTTGTTCAGTACAAATATGCACCTGGTCAACCTATTATGGACAAGCTTCAAGTATTAGCAGAGCCGACACCTGGAACGATCGAGGCTGTACAAGTACCTGCTAAACCGGTTGAAATGGAAGAGGTTCCATTAGATTCCGAAGTTCCGGTCATTACTCATACTGCTGTAACTGAAGCGAAAGCGCTTAATGCTGTAAAAGTAAATGCGTCGGTGAAAGATAATGAAACCGTATCTTCTGTTACTCTTTATTATAAGCTTAAAGATGAAGAGGATTTTCAGTCGATTCAAATGAATGCTGATAATGAAGGTGGTACAAGCTTTTCAGGAGAAATTCCTGCAGCGAGTGTAGAATCTGATATCACATATTATATTGAAGCAACAGATGGAATCAATTCTTCTAAAACAGAAGAATATCAAGTGAAAGTAGAAGTACCTGAAGAAACATATAGTGATCGTCCATTACTTATTACAGAGATTTCGCCGAACTCTAAAGGTGGCGGAACAGATTACTATGAGTATTTTGAACTCTATAATAATTCAAATCAACCACTTTCTCTAACAAACTATTCTTTTGTATACAAATACACAGATAGTGGGGAAGAAAAGACTTTCCAAATTCCTGCTACAACAATTGAACCGCAGGAAACACTTGTTTTCTGGTTCAATAATGGAGATCGTAAGTTAGATGAATTTAATCAAAACTTTGGTTTGAATTTAACGAGTGAGAATGTTGTTGCATACAACGATACAGCATTCCCGGGATTCGCAAACGGTGGAAATCGTGCGATCGTCATTAAAGACAATACAAATGCAGAGATCGTATCTGCAAGCTATTTAGGAACAGAAAATGATAATACAGGTGCAGTTATTCAGTATCTATTCCCAAGCGCAGGCGCGGAAATGGCAAAACTGGAAACACTTGCTGCTCCAACTCCTGGAACAGTTGAGCAATCTCAAGTCCCAACAAAACCGGTGGAGCTGGATGAAATCCCGGACGATACAGAAGCACCGGTGATTAACCATACACCAATCGCAGAGAGTGACGCTTTTTCACCGATTACAATGCAAGCGGAAGTAGCTGATAATATAGCTGTTCCGTTCGCCACTTTGTACTATAAAAAAGAAGGGGAACAAAACTTCACTTCCTTAGCAATGAGTGCAAGCAGTGATTCTGCAAACTTTACAGCTGAAATTATTGGGGCAAATGTTGATGCAAACATCATCTATTATATCGAAGCATCTGATGGAATAAATACGGTAAAAACAGAAGAATACGAAATAAAAGTGAAAAAAGAGGATGTAGATTATACAAAGATTCCAGCCTTCTTAGTGACAGAAATCGTACCTGACACAGCAAATGTAGGATCTGCAGATGGTTATGAATTTATTGAAATTTACAATAACACGGATCAAGACTTAAGCTTTAAAGATTATAAGCTTCAATATCGCTATGGTACAGATCCGGCAAGTGATGTTGTATGGCCATCGATTCCGGATGATGTTGTGATTCCTGCTCAAGAAACACTTGTTTTTTGGATTATCAATGGACAAAACGGAGAACAAACTGTTGCGGATTTTAACACACATTTTGGAACAAGTCTTATTGAAAACGAAGATATTGTTAAAATCCACAGTGATGGAATGGCAAATGGAAGCACAAGAGGATTGGTCGTTGCAACGAATACAAAAGAGGAAATTACTGTTTCTTACTATAACGAAGTAGTGAATGTTGATGATACGGTTCCAGATAAGGGCATTCTTTATAAATACCCTGAAGACGGATCAACTCAAGCAATTAAAGTAAGTGCCGGAGTAGAAAATGCAACTCCAGGTTCAGTAGAAGGCTTCCAAGTACCAAAACAGCCGGTTCATATTGAAAAAGATACAATAGCACCAACAATCGAAAATAAAACATCTGTTACAGAAGTAGAGCAAACAGAAGATATTGAAATTGCTGCTGCAGCGTCTGATAATAAGGAAGTAAAATCAGTTCGTTTATTCTATCGTACCAACGATCAAGATGTGTTTAATGAAACATTATTAGCACTTGATTCAGAGTCTCATTTATACACGAATATGATTTATGCATCAGATTTAATTGGCAAGGAATATGTTGAATATTTCTTTGCAGTATCAGATGGTACAAATGAGGTTCGTAGCGATACATTTAAAATCACGATTAATAGTGATGTTGATACGTCTGATTTACGCTTGAATGTAAAAGACAATGATATTGTTTCCGGTAAGGAAATGATCAAGGCAACATCAAAAGATGAGGCAGCCGCGAATGTGGCAATCACAGTAGATGGTGAAGAGCTTAAAGAAAATACGTTTAATTCTTTAGAAAATGAGGCTTATCTTGCTCTAGAAGTAAATGGACTTAATACGTATTTCCAAAATGCTGTCACGATGGGTGAGGATATTCTTTTCCTCATGGACAAAGATTGGTTATCACATTGGAAAACATTTACGATTCCGGTTGATCCTGATCGTTTACAAGTAGGAGAAAATGTCTTAACAGTTCGTGCAGGAAACAAAGCATCACCTTTCCAATTGGAAGAGGACGAAGAAAATCGCGATGATTACAGTCTTCGTAATGTTCGACTTATTTTAGCAGATGGTACTGTAATCACAGATCCAAATAAAAACGATCCGTCAAAGGTTTATGACATGGGTGATGACGGTACATTCCGTCCATTCGAGGACTTTACCTTTACCATTACAGAAGAACATGCTACATCACAATCCTATAATTGGGACACAACAACTGTTTCTGATGGAGAGCATACTGTTGAAGCGAAAGACTCAAACGACAATGTTTCATCGACTGTATTAGTAGATAACACAGCACCAACAGTTGAAACAAAACTAGTTGAAGGAAAAGAATATAAAGGCAAGTTTACGATTGATCCGACAGTTACTGATGAAATCGCAGGAGTGCAATCAGTGAAGGTTATGCTTGATGGAAAGCAAATAGAAGTGCCTTATGAAACAGCTTCTTCACAACTTGAACCAGGTGCACACTCTGTCACAATTATAGCAGAAGACAAAGTTGGAAATCAGGCTAATAAGGTTGTCCAGTTCTCAGTAACAAATGAAAATCCGGATAAGCCTGAATTGATTTCACCTGCTGATAACAGTAATGAGCCTGTTAATGGAGATCCGACACTTAAGGTGAAGGTATCAGATCCAACAGGTGATGATCTTGATGTAACCTTCTATGAGGGCTACAAGTATGATGCAAGCAACACAGAAAGCGTAAAGGTATTTAAAAATGCAACAGATACGGAACCACCTCAAACGATGAATCCGGAAGGGGAAGAGGCTCTCTCTCAAGAGGATCTTAAATTAGTATCTAAAAAGGACGAAGAGTATTTAATCACGGATTCAAGTGATCAATTTCCATATCACCGCTTTGATGTTGAGCTCGATTCATCAGTAAGTGAAAAAGATACAGTTGAGCTTTCTTGGAGCGGACAATCACTAGAAGGTAGAAAAGTGTCTATGTATGCTTGGAACCATGAAGAAAATGATTGGACATTACTTACGTATAAAATTGCCGGTGCACAAGATTTTGAATTGAAGAGCACAGTTGAAGTTGCAACATATGCAAAAGACTCTAGGATTAATGTATTGATTCAGGACGAAATCCCGAGCAGTCCAGAGGAATATGACTATTCATTTGTTTGGATGTCTGATACACAATATTATTCAGAAAGCTATCCTTACATTTTCGAAAGACAAACAAATTGGATTGCTGAAAAGCAGGAAGAATTAAAAATTAAATATGTTTTCCACACAGGTGATTTAGTCGATAACTTTGGTCAAGAACAAGAATGGATCCATGCAGATGAATATATGGGTGTGTTAGATCAAAATAACGTTCCATACGGTGTATTAGCCGGAAATCATGATGTTGATCAGTTATCAAATGATTATACTGAATATTACAAGCGCTTTGGTGAAGATCGTTTTAAAGACAAAGATTATTATGGTGGCAGCTATAAAAACAATAGAGGACACTATGATCTTATTTCATCAAACGGTAATGACTTTATTATGGTTTACATGGGTTGGGGCGTTCAAGACGAGGACTTAGCCTGGATGAATGATGTTTTGGCACAATATCCGGACCGAAAAGCGATCTTAAGCTTTCACGAATACCTATTAGTTTCCGGAAATAGAAGTCCGATTGGAGACAAAATTTACGAAGCAGTAGTAGAACCGAATGAAAATGTTATTGCTGTGTTAAGCGGACATTATCATGATTCAGAAACACTTGTTAGTGAAATTGATGATAACGGTGATGGCCAGCCGGACCGTAAAGTTTACCAAATGCTTGGCGATTATCAAGGTGGTCCTGAAGGTGGGCAAGGGTATATAAAATTGCTTCACTTCGATCAGGACAACAACCGTGTGTTTGTTAACACGTATTCTCCATATTTAGATGATTATAACTTCTATGAGCCTGAAGAATATCCAGGTAAAGATGAGTTTATTATGAATCTTGATCTGGAAGTTAAGGAAAAACGAGTAGCAACAGATTACTTTAGCGTTACCGTTAAAACAGACAATGAAATCGGCAAACAAGAGAATGTCTCAAGCGGTGAAACAGCTCAAGTTGAATGGACTGGATTAACTGAAAACAACACCTACTCTTGGTATGCAGTAGCAGAGGATAAGTATACTGGAAAAACTGCATCTGACATGTGGACATTTACCAAAGGAAAGGCTACTGAGCCGGGTGAAGGAGATCAAGAACCGGGTGAAGGAGACCAAGAGCCGGGTGAAGGAGATCAAGAGCCGGGTGAAGGAGATCAAGAACCGGGTGAAGGAGATCAAGAACCGGGTGAAGGAGATCAAGAACCGGGTGAAGGAGATCAAGAACCAGGTGATGGAGACCAAGAGCCGGGTGATGGAGACCAAGAACCAGGTGATGGAAATCAAGAACCAGGTGATGGAAATCAAGAACCGGGTGATGGAGACCAAGAACCGGGTGATGGAGACCAAGAACCAGGTGATGGAGACCAAGAGCCGGGTGATGGAGACCAAGAACCAGGTGATGGAAATCAAGAGCCAGGTGATAGAGACCAAGAACCGGGTAATGGAGATCAAAAAACAAGTGAGAAAGATCCAAAACCAGCTGGTGAGGATCAAGTCACACAGGATAGAGATAATCAATCACAAAATAGTGTGTTACCACTACCGAACACAGCCACAAATATGTTTAATGTTTTAGGTATTGGTTTGATCGTCATAATTCTAGGCGGTGTGCTTCTATTCATCCTTAGAAAAAACAAATCAGCTCTTAAAGGATAA